The proteins below come from a single Metarhizium brunneum chromosome 1, complete sequence genomic window:
- the APE3_0 gene encoding Aminopeptidase Y, translating to MTRIASLVALSAASAALQLPLQRPINDIAPHSAFHARPLVSSGTLQDSIDKDRLWERAEELYALARKSEDEFNHPTRVIGSAGHQATLEYIKSELASLGSYYNVSEQPFDAYAGRVREFRLVIHDKVPASTTAFSLTPPTKNNEPVFGQLILVRGTGCKASDYPHKVKGNIALMQRGTCPFGDKSQLAGRAGAIAAIIYNTVDEELHGTLGKPSPDHIATFGVSSKDAEDWVENMPRGEIFRGSAYIDATVQTIKTNNIIAQTTEGDADNCVMLGGHSDSVEEGPGINDDGSGSLSILEVASQLAAFRIQNCVRFAWWSAEEEGLLGSEHYVKSLSDKENAKIRLFMDYDMMASPNFAYQVYNATDAENPLGSERLRDLYTDWYTSSGLNYTMIEFDGRSDYDPFVRAGIPAGGIATGAEGVKTPLEAGFFGGEEGEWYDKNYHQIGDDLNNLNMTAWEVNTKLIAHSVATYAASFEGFPERTREVGVASFRKPKCNALSPQFCHS from the exons ATGACCCGAATCGCGTCCCTTGTTGCTCTCAGCGCGGCCTCTGCGGCGCTGCAGCTCCCTCTGCAGCGGCCGATCAACGACATTGCACCTCACTCGGCCTTCCACGCAAGACCGCTCGTCAGCTCGGGCACTCTGCAGGACAGCATCGACAAGGACAGGCTGTGGGAGCGCGCCGAGGAGCTGTATGCGCTTGCTAGGAAATCCGAGGACGAGTTCAACCACCCTACTCGCGTCATTGGGTCGGCAG GACACCAGGCCACGCTCGAGTACATCAAGTCTGAGCTGGCTTCTCTCGGAAGCTATTACAATGTCTCGGAGCAGCCATTCGACGCTTATGCAGGCAGGGTGAGGGAGTTTCGCCTCGTCATTCATGACAAGGTGCCCGCTTCGACCACGGCCTTTTC GCTCACGCCGCCGACAAAGAACAATGAACCCGTTTTCGGACAGTTGATTTTGGTTCGCGGCACGGGCTGCAAGGCGTCTGACTATCCTCACAAGGTCAAGGGGAATATTGCCCTGATGCAGAGGGGAACGTGTCCCTTTGGCGATAAATCGCAGCTTGCTGGAAGGGCGGGTGCCATTGCGGCCATCATTTACAATACCGTAGATGAAGAATTGCACG GCACCCTGGGCAAGCCGTCGCCCGACCACATCGCCACCTTTGGGGTCAGCAGCAAAGACGCCGAGGACTGGGTGGAAAACATGCCACGCGGGGAGATTTTCCGAGGATCGGCATACATTGACGCCACCGTCCAGACGATCAAGACGAACAACATCATTGCGCAGACAACCGAGGGCGACGCGGACAACTGCGTAATGCTAGGCGGCCACAGCGACTCCGTCGAGGAGGGCCCGGGGAtcaacgacgacggctcTGGGTCCCTGTCTATCCTCGAAGTGGCCTCCCAGCTCGCGGCGTTCCGGATCCAAAACTGCGTCCGCTTCGCCTGGTGgtccgccgaggaggagggtcTGCTGGGCTCAGAGCACTACGTCAAATCCCTCTCCGACAAGGAGAATGCCAAGATCAGGCTCTTCATGGACTACGACATGATGGCCAGTCCAAACTTTGCGTACCAGGTGTACAACGCGACTGATGCGGAGAACCCGCTGGGGTCGGAGCGATTGCGCGACCTGTACACGGACTGGTACACGAGCAGCGGGCTGAACTATACCATGATCGAGTTCGACGGGCGCTCAGACTACGATCCCTTTGTCAGGGCGGGTATTCCGGCGGGCGGCATTGCCACG GGCGCCGAGGGTGTCAAGACGCCTCTCGAGGCTGGATTCTTTggcggcgaagaaggagagTGGTATGACAAGAATTACCATCAGATCGGCGATGATTTGAACAActtgaacatgacggcgTGGGAGGTGAACACCAAG CTTATTGCTCATTCTGTGGCAACGTATGCAGCTTCGTTTGAGGGCTTTCCCGAAAGAACGAGGGAAGTTGGTGTCGCGTCCTTCAGGAAGCCCAAATGTAATGCACTTTCGCCGCAGTTTTGTCATTCGTAG